A section of the Streptomyces sp. NBC_01591 genome encodes:
- a CDS encoding cation:proton antiporter domain-containing protein translates to MELATLAQPTVLLAGIVTLLVATVAKFAGGYLGARLGRLGHSESLAIGAGLNARGVVEIVIATAGLQLGILTTATYTIIVLLAVATSVMAPPFLRHATLKIPKTTAETDREREFAGT, encoded by the coding sequence GTGGAACTGGCAACCCTGGCCCAGCCCACCGTGTTGCTCGCCGGGATCGTCACGCTGCTGGTGGCCACCGTGGCCAAGTTCGCCGGGGGCTACCTCGGCGCCCGGCTCGGCCGCCTCGGCCACAGCGAGTCGCTCGCGATCGGGGCCGGACTCAACGCCCGCGGCGTCGTGGAGATCGTCATCGCCACGGCCGGGCTCCAGCTGGGCATCCTGACCACGGCCACGTACACGATCATCGTGCTGCTCGCCGTCGCCACCTCGGTGATGGCACCGCCGTTCCTGCGCCACGCGACGCTGAAGATCCCGAAGACGACGGCGGAGACGGATCGGGAGAGGGAGTTCGCCGGAACCTGA